In Dermacentor silvarum isolate Dsil-2018 chromosome 2, BIME_Dsil_1.4, whole genome shotgun sequence, the following proteins share a genomic window:
- the LOC119440481 gene encoding uncharacterized protein LOC119440481 — translation MAGGDAPPPAVKTEMQGGSGIGSYLIVACGLVLIGLLIFLLIYGEHIQMTLRKSEKRRRCETADCEQVKKMMHLGPVSGDLPCRDFYSYVCSPWASANIKGVNVSWLGSQKYVDDLQADMKKREPNNTYQTVLDMVLITYRSCLLSVKEALATEIKPVFEKFQIGNWPHFTLSDTESYDIFQELMHLDMKWGMKIVFVFENALFGEGMLRRRLSIQATPFACPFSPDSNKSLESYYEEYVKEVFGLFSYYDGAAAQELVGIHLSICRASKAMLGVQKSHTLQEIAAVTRDIGLSEKVWSEALEPMGAITSTTRFHTKLYYIGEALRSLLKDLPPESAMRFFGFSVLTQMAVHQEELRKVMDKYFNFEHPVVRSPVQVEVCVSFIFTHFMEAWNLYVLSVASTNKDSSKDVRQLVNSIKSSMTRRIRSSEWMDELSKSRTLEKLKRTTVVPPEIGSYLKTFNLAERYANLDALSPTDYYSNQLKIRANNAQYNVRGIKRSLGERNVALAGGDANMATNMVHVYAGLRRLPFYSPEVPTRDQVRWFRKRYWPTAGSAVHRQERKKRRSWLDRTLVDWRRVPRVQKEGHVFRPASQSQRSFGGRG, via the coding sequence ATGGCCGGCGGCGACGCCCCACCACCAGCCGTCAAGACCGAGATGCAAGGCGGCAGCGGCATTGGCAGCTACCTCATAGTGGCCTGCGGCTTAGTGTTAATAGGGCTCCTCATATTCCTCCTTATCTACGGAGAGCACATCCAGATGACCCTCCGCAAGTCCGAGAAGCGCAGGCGCTGCGAGACTGCAGACTGCGAGCAGGTCAAAAAGATGATGCACCTAGGACCAGTGAGCGGCGACCTGCCCTGTCGGGACTTCTACTCGTACGTGTGCAGCCCCTGGGCTTCTGCGAACATCAAGGGCGTCAACGTCTCCTGGCTGGGCAGCCAGAAGTACGTCGACGACTTGCAGGCGGACATGAAGAAGCGGGAGCCCAACAACACCTACCAGACTGTCCTCGACATGGTGCTCATCACCTACCGGTCCTGCCTTCTGTCGGTAAAAGAAGCCCTAGCCACCGAAATCAAGCCAGTTTTCGAAAAGTTTCAGATCGGTAACTGGCCGCACTTCACCTTATCGGACACCGAGTCATACGACATCTTCCAGGAGCTCATGCATCTGGACATGAAGTGGGGGATGAAGATTGTGTTTGTCTTCGAGAACGCGTTGTTCGGCGAAGGCATGTTGCGACGTCGACTGTCCATCCAAGCGACTCCCTTTGCATGCCCCTTTTCGCCTGACTCGAACAAGAGTCTCGAAAGTTACTATGAAGAGTATGTTAAAGAAGTATTTGGACTGTTTTCCTACTACGACGGTGCCGCTGCTCAAGAGCTAGTTGGCATTCATCTGAGCATTTGTCGTGCCTCCAAAGCCATGCTGGGCGTGCAAAAGTCGCACACGCTCCAAGAAATTGCCGCCGTCACCAGAGATATCGGCTTGTCTGAGAAAGTCTGGAGCGAGGCTCTGGAGCCCATGGGAGCCATAACATCAACGACGCGCTTCCACACCAAGTTGTACTACATTGGAGAAGCTCTTAGAAGTCTGCTAAAGGACTTGCCTCCTGAAAGTGCAATGAGATTCTTTGGCTTCTCAGTACTCACACAAATGGCAGTGCATCAAGAAGAACTTCGAAAAGTTATGGACAAGTACTTCAACTTCGAGCATCCTGTAGTACGCAGTCCAGTTCAAGTTGAAGTCTGCGTGTCTTTTATCTTCACCCATTTCATGGAAGCTTGGAACCTGTACGTTCTGTCAGTTGCGAGCACCAACAAAGACTCCTCAAAAGATGTGCGCCAACTCGTTAACTCCATAAAGAGCTCCATGACACGTAGAATACGCAGCTCTGAATGGATGGACGAGCTTTCGAAATCCAGAACGCTGGAAAAGCTGAAAAGGACAACAGTTGTTCCACCAGAGATTGGCTCGTATCTCAAGACTTTCAACCTTGCAGAGAGGTATGCCAATTTGGACGCGCTGTCACCAACAGACTACTACAGCAACCAGCTTAAGATACGCGCCAACAATGCGCAGTACAACGTACGCGGCATCAAGCGGTCATTGGGCGAGCGCAATGTTGCCTTGGCTGGCGGAGATGCCAACATGGCCACTAACATGGTTCACGTTTACGCAGGACTCCGACGCTTACCATTTTACTCCCCCGAAGTGCCCACTCGCGATCAAGTACGGTGGTTTAGGAAGCGCTACTGGCCGACTGCTGGCTCTGCTGTTCACCGGCAAGAGCGTAAAAAAAGACGTTCTTGGCTCGACCGCACACTGGTGGACTGGAGGCGTGTACCGAGAGTACAAAAAGAGGGCCATGTGTTTCGCCCAGCAAGCCAATCCCAACGCTCCTTTGGGGGAAGAGGCTGA